TGGAACTCATCGCCGGGACTTCGTGGTATCGCTTGCTGCCCAACGGTGAATGGGAGCGGCACATCTTCGCCGAAGGTTATGGCGGCGTACGTGTCCGGGCGGCGGATTTCGACGGTGACGGCCGTGTGGAAATCGCCCTCTGCGAGGTGGCCCTGGACATCGGCCAGACTTACGGACGGCTGGCGCTGTTCAGACCGGGATCGGACGTCGATCGGCCCTGGGAAGCCGAGGTGCTGAATGACCAGTTGCTCGACGCCCACACCCTGCAGGTGGCCGACTTCGATGGAGACGGCCGGCCCGACATCTACGTGGGCGAGATGGGCAGGGGAGACTGGACCAAGCCGCATCCACCGCGGCAATTGCTCTATCTGAGCCGGGACGGCCGCATGGAAGAGCACGTCATCGATACAGGGATCGGTACGCACGAAGCACAGGTCATCGAGCTGGACGGCAAGGTCGGTATCATCAGCAAGCCCTACCGCTGGCTCCAGGACACCGCGCCGCGGCCCCAGTTGGTGGATAATCTGTATTTGTATCTGCCGGAGTGAGGTGTGGCTGGTTATCTATCCGGCTCAAGTTGGGAGTCTGATGAACAAGTCCCAGGACGCATTCGGACAGCTTCTACTAAGCTGCTTCCAAGGTAACGAATCATTGGAGATCATCGAACGCGACGATGGTTTCATTGAAGCCGGTTACGGAAATCGGTACTTCACATCGTATGAAGACTGGCCGTCTCATCACGTTACAGCGATGAAGTATGTAAGCGGCCGTGTGCTTGACGTAGGCTGCGGTGCGGGCAGCCACTCGATCTACTGTCAGGACCGGGGTTCTATTGTCATGGCGATCGACGTCTCTCCAGGCGCGATCCAGGTCTCACGAAACAGAGGATTACGACACGGCAGGGTAATGTCGGTTACACAGGTCAGCGCCTCATTGGGTGTTTTTGATACGATACTGATGCTGGGAGGCAATTTCGGTACTTTAGAAAACAGTGAACGAGCGAGTAGGCTAGTCAAACGATTCCACAGAATGACTACATCAACAGCACGAATCATTGCAGAATCACGAGATCCCTATTTAACAACAGAGTCGGTTCACAGAGCGTATCACAAAGAAAACAGAAGTAGAGGAAGGATGTCCGGCCAGGTACGTATTCGAGCTCGTTTCAAGCATCTGAAGACGCCATGGTTTGACTATCTCTTCGTGTCGAAGGAGGAGATGGCGCAGATTCTCAATGACACAGGCTGGCGTGTAGAGGAATTCCTGGACTCCGGTGGTGCCGGCTACATTGGCGTGCTATCGAAATCCTGAGTGCTTAACTGAACTGACCCATGACCAAAGTACGACACGACCGGCCAACCTGGGCGGGACGCGTTCCGCGACACAAGATCGCCGAGTTATACAAGAAAGAAGCCCTCGGGATCTGTGAAGAAGTACTGATCGACGATGTGGGGATCGGTCTGCTTGTGAGAATAGAGCATATCTTCCGTGCCAGGAAAGCGAACAGCGGCCTCGCGAGTTGTCCGCTCTGCCAGCGCGAGATCCCACACGACTTCGACCCTGCGTTTCAGCTTCGTTGCGAATCCTGCAACTGGGAACTGACTTGGACGGAATACCAGAAGTCGTTTCAGGGCAAACACCTGATTGCGTCCGGCATGACCGCCTTCCTGAAGGAATACGTGAAGAAGTACAAGGTTGCGAGATCACCACAGGAAAAACTAATCCTCATAGATACCCTGATCCACCGGTATCACTGGGAACTGGAAGGCGGTCTGACCGGGCCGGGAGCACGCGATCTCATCGCCGGAAAGCCGAACGAAGTCATCGACTTTCTGAACCAACTGAGCTATGGGACCAGCAGCAGTCCGGAGATCCTTGCCACCCGCCAGGAGTGGCTGGACAAAGTGCGGAAGAGTCGAGCACAGTATGCGGATGCGGTTAAGGAGCGTGAGCTGAAGGATGAGAAGAAAAGGCAAAAGGCGGAAGAAAAGAACAGGCGGAGGACCTTGAAAGCGAAAGCGCGGCACGCTGGACGGGCCGGTCGGAGCAATGCGGAAGAGGTCCGCGATGGTACGTGACAACGACTGTGTATTTTGCCGCATCATCAGCGGCGAACTGGATTCCGCGACCGTTTTCGAAGATGAATCTACCATGGCGTTTCTGGATCTTCGCCAGAGCAACGAAGGGCACGTCCTGGTCGTACCCAGGAATCACATCGAGCAGATCTACGACCTGGACAAGGACACTGCCTCAGCGCTTGCCAGCACAGTCTGTAAAGTCGCCCGGGCGATTCGCCAAGTTTACAAGCCTGATGGATTGTCGATCTGGCAGTCGAATGGTCCCGCGGCGTTTCAGGAAGTGCCGCACGTTCACTGGCATGTATTTCCAAGATACACGGACGACAGACATCTCGTGGTCTATCCCCGGGATCTCGCCGGCCGTGCGCGTACGGAATATTCATTACAGTCTCTGAAAGACATATCGGGTCCATTGATAGACGCGCTTAAGGAAAACGGCGCGTAGCAGCAAACAGAGGAACAATCCATGAAGGTCATCGAGATCGAGGCACACGAGATCACCCTCGAATACGAGGACTGGATCGCTTACCAGCTCAATCATTTCTACGGGCCTGCGAAGCGGACGGTCTACGTCGCCCATACCGACGACGGGCTCGTCGGATTGGGCGAAGGGCATGACGCGGAACCGGAGGAGGTGGTCGACAGGTACATCGGGACAAACCCCTTCGACTGGATCGGGGACGAGACCTCCCTGGCGCTGGGCACGGCGATGTACGACCTGATGGGCAAGGCCGCCGGCGTGCCGGTCTATAAGCTGTTCGGACAAAAAGTCAGGTCCTGGGTACCGGTGGGGAGCTGGACCGTGTCCACACACCCGGACCGCATGGCCGAAGCGGTGCACGAGTACTCGGCGCGTGGCTACACCTGGATGAAGTACCATCTCTCGCCCTTCGAGAACGTCATGGACCAGACCGAGGCGATGCAGGCGGCAGCGCCGGAGGGGTTCAGGATCCATTACGATTTCACCATGCACGGCACCGACGACCACATGCCCGAACTTCTGGACAAGCTGGAACGGTTCACGGTGGCTGGCTGCTTCGAAGACCCCCTGCCGCCGGGGGACATCCAGGGCTACATCGAACTGCGCAAGCGCACCGGGCTGCCCGTCGTCCTGCATCATTTCCCCATGGGGGCAACCTACGAAGTCCTGATGAAACCCGCGGACGCGTATATGCTGGGGCATCAGCCGATCGGCGAGGCGGTGCGGCGGGCAGGCCTGTTCGCTGCGGATAACAGTCCCTTCATGCTTCAGAACGTGGGAGGGAACATCACCCGGGCCATGACCGCCCACATGACGGCGGCCTTCCCGTCGGCGAACTTCCATTTCATCAGCGCGACGGAAACCTTGAAGCACGACGTGGTCATGGAAAAGCTGGAGCCCGTCAACGGGTTCGTGCGGGTGCCGGAGACGCCCGGGCTCGGTGTCACGCTGGACCGCGAAGAACTGGAGCGGCTCAAGCGACTCGAGCTGCCGCGCCAGGATAGGTGGATCATCCGGTCGCGGTACGAGAACGGCGCCCGGATGTACAACATCGCCGACCCGAAGGATTCCATCTTCATGGTGCGTCCCGACCGGCGGCGCGGTATGGTCCCCATGAGCTACGATGCGCCCATAACCACCGAGTACTGGGACGATGACGGCACCGATGCGTACCGGGAGATGTTCGCCCGCATCGAGCGCGAAGGCGTTGTGCTAGAGAAGTAACGAGCAGTAAAGGGCCGCGCGCGGTCGGACTTGGTCGCTTGCGGACTTGGTTGCTGCGGACCTGGATATTGTACAATTGTACAATTGAACGATGGTAAGCGTATCCACTTCAGATCGGAAAGGCCGGAAGCCGTTTAACCAGAGCGAGTAAACATGCGAAAACCGAAGCTGATCCATTACAACGACGCGCGCCATTACAGCATCTACCGCTACGAACCCCCGATGAGCCTGCACCAGTGGCAGCAGCCCGTGGACGAGATCCTGGGAACCGACGTGGATACCCTGGTCTACGGCCTGGGTTCCGGCGAGACGTTTCTCCACGGCACGAAGGCCGGCCTGAAGTGGGGAGAAGGCGTCGAAGAGCACAACATGAGCATGATGTGGTGGTGGGCGACAAAGAACCTGAACCTGGCGCTTGAGGCGGGTATCGATCCGCTCACTGTGGCGGTGGAACGGGCGCACGAGAAGGGACGTCGCATACTGGGCAGCCTGCGGATGACCGAGCCCACTTCTCCGGACGACGATAACCCCTACATGCTGGGCCGTCTCAAGCGGGAGCACCCGGAGGTCATGATCGGCGAAAACCATCCCGACTACCCCCGGGCGGCCGGCTGCGCGGACTACACCCGCAATGAGGTGCGGGCCGAGCGGCTTGGCGTCATCGAGGAGGTGTGCGTCCGGTACGGCATGGACGGGCTGGAGTTCGATCCCTACATGGGCGTGTTCTTCAAACCCTCGGAGGCGCGGGAGAAAGCGCCGATGCTTACGGGATTCATGCGGGAGATC
This region of Gemmatimonadota bacterium genomic DNA includes:
- a CDS encoding class I SAM-dependent methyltransferase is translated as MNKSQDAFGQLLLSCFQGNESLEIIERDDGFIEAGYGNRYFTSYEDWPSHHVTAMKYVSGRVLDVGCGAGSHSIYCQDRGSIVMAIDVSPGAIQVSRNRGLRHGRVMSVTQVSASLGVFDTILMLGGNFGTLENSERASRLVKRFHRMTTSTARIIAESRDPYLTTESVHRAYHKENRSRGRMSGQVRIRARFKHLKTPWFDYLFVSKEEMAQILNDTGWRVEEFLDSGGAGYIGVLSKS
- a CDS encoding HIT family protein; translation: MRKRSAMVRDNDCVFCRIISGELDSATVFEDESTMAFLDLRQSNEGHVLVVPRNHIEQIYDLDKDTASALASTVCKVARAIRQVYKPDGLSIWQSNGPAAFQEVPHVHWHVFPRYTDDRHLVVYPRDLAGRARTEYSLQSLKDISGPLIDALKENGA